The following is a genomic window from Patagioenas fasciata isolate bPatFas1 chromosome 1, bPatFas1.hap1, whole genome shotgun sequence.
AATTTGGAGCCCATAAGGGCTCCAGATTTTCAGTAAGATTTTGAAACACCAAAAGAATCAAGATATCTGAAGTggctgaagacaaaaagaaaaaaacaaagacagcTAGGTATGAAGGCTCCTCTCAGCATCATTTGTCTTCTCCAAGTTGCATCTCCACTGTTCCAACAGTGTTACAACTCTCTGCTTGCTCTGCATCGCTCGTGACCTTGCTGGCAGGGGGAGGTCTCCTCAGAGCTACTGATTCTGCATGGCATGACCAGTAACATTTATTACTGATTCTTCCTTGCTGACCTGCTTTGTTAAAATGGTTGGTGTTAGCTTAAATAGTAAACCTTTGCTAACTCAAGTCTCCTTTAGTGGGACTCCTTAGGGAACAATCGCacaaacagctgtgctgttacagaatttttttacaatgaggatgttAAAactctggcccaggttgcccagaggggtggtagatgccccatccctggagacattcaaggtcaggctggaccgggctctgagcaacccgatctagttgaagatgtccctgcttattgcagggggagtggactagatgagctttgaaggtgccttcacacccaaactgctctatgattctatgatatctgTCAGGGCAGCTGCCTTTAGCAGAGCTGGAGTGGGAACTTCTGTGAGCAAGATGAAGGCAACCATGGGAAATGGGAACCTATATTAAGAATACAGAAAATCTAAGTCTGCACTTTTTTTTACCTATTTCAGGTAAGTACCTGCAAACTTTGATTCCACTCCAGTCTGACTTGCTGGTCCATGCATAAAGGTAAGATTCAAGCAATACAAGTTACATTTGATTAAGAGAATAGGAAGCTAAATAATGTTATTTATAAACTGAGAGCAACAGGGGACAAATATTGCATTGGTTTGGCTTCAGTCCTGAATTTGTCTTATATTTTAACTCCTATCTGAATATAGCAGAGAGAGACATGGCTAATCTTCAATAAAACGTATGCTACAAAATCTGTTAAGATAATATCACTGTCTAAATTCCCTTGTTTTAAATGACTTCACAAACAATAACCCTTCCCTGTCTTACTCATCCAGACTCCAAAGTCAAATCCAAGCACTTTGTGCTGTACCACAGTAAGAGAAGTCACCTCATAATGCTGGGAAGCAGATAGTGGACATCACTAGCAGTCATAGGGTCTAGTTCAGCATGTCAATGTCCGGCCAAAAAGGGATGAAGATGCAAAACTATATGCCACACTTAATATTTTGGTGGATGCCTATAGAAAAGTGGAGAGATATAACTGGTGTAAAGCATACCAGCTATGAAGCTACTTCTATACAGGTTGTTCTGGTAAAGAAACCACAACATAGCACAGCTGAAATGGACTAAAAGTGAGCTAACTGCTGGAtcttaaaaaaatcctcaaaaaatgtaattttgcaaTGATATATTCTTGGTGCTACACTTTTAAACATTTGCATTAATGATCTGGAAGAAAAGCAGTCAGAGTAATTCACCACTGGAATAACTTATGAAGACCCTGCTTTTCTGGAAGTAATTAAATTCAGATTGaaagctggtttgttttttgggttgttttgttttgttttcctcagagaTATActcttgtttaaaacaaaatgatATGGAGGCTGTCCTATGACCCATGCTACAGCAGACTTCAGACTAAATAGTCAGAGTGTTCTCTGCTGACCTTATTACTGCTTATTCTACGAGCCTGCAGCATGGCATGTAATCACTCGCTAGCAACATTTAACACTGCCGTGTTCCCTCTTTGCTCTTCCTCTGTTACCTCATGGTGAGGCATCTGTTCCACTCATGCCCCTTATATCTGCATGTATACACTGGATTAATACCTAACACACAGCTTGTCTTTGTTTGAGGATTGACCTGTCACGTATCCACATAAGCACAGCAAAGTCACTGAAGCTTTACATCTGGTAGGAGGAAACAGAGTGGAAGATGTAGCAAAACATCCCTGAGCAGCCAAGTTGCCAGTGAAGAGAGCTTGGTGTTGGACAGAAGGAGATGCCCCTCCCTAGCCTCTCCCCAAAAGTTacacttctgaaaaatattttagctaAAGAGCATGAGAGAACTAAAaggttatttttgcatgtttttctgCCTGGGTTTTTTCAGGTGTAAATttcaggaggaggagggaagaataTGTATAGATGGTGGAAACGGACAACATAGGCTCAGAGCTGCCACAGTCTGGGGTAAATATCTCCTCTCTGGAAGTCTCTGGAGCATCTCAGATCTTCCCTGTCCCCACCAAGGCTCTTCTCAGCTACATTTTCTCCCTATAGGCAGAAAATTATCCTGACCTTAGTCTTCCAGGCAGAAAGCAGAGAGTCTCACTTCAGCTGTCAGACAAAATAACATTTATTGGTCACTATCTGCAGTTCTTTTCCTCCAGCTCCACACAAACCTTTCCCAAGAGTTTCAAGTTCCGGTAGTCAACTGGAACTATCCTCACCAAAGCCCCTAATGACTTCTTCTCAGCCAATCTCAGAACTGTGACTGCCTTCATAGTCCTTGACCCATGGGTTGCCTTTGACTGCCAGCCATGTGTCCTGAACCATGACTTTCCCTTAGGTTCAGTGACTACAGCTCTTCCAAGAGCTCCTCTTACTTCTTTAGCTGTTTCCCCAAGCATTTTCTTTGAAGGACAGCTCTTCATGGTCCCACAGTGCTATGACTTTAgtgctttttccttctctgtcacCTGCAATTTAGGCATTGATCATCTTACCTGAAAAGTCAGCATCAGCCATTAATATGCTGGCAACTTGCAGATCTCCTTTGCACCTGTCTCCCTTATGGATCTCCAACCCAAAATCTCAAAGGCTTCTCTGAGATTTCCTTATAGGCAACACAGAGCCATCACCCTACACTCAATGTTCTCCTCATCTTGATGGAACACTCCTCATACTTCTGACCTGCACACCCAGAAAACACTTGTCCTGACCAGTCTACAGGTGATGGAAACTATTATGGCCACTATTGGCATCAGACACATAGCAAAGGATTCTGCAGAAATTTTGTGTGGTGCTGTgaccttttttttccagaaggacaattttttgttttgctttgctttgtttttttctgagacaAAATCAGAAGTTGTTAGGATCTGAGATTTTTTTATCAAATAATCAAATGCTCCTTTCATCACACACACACGCCTCCCCCCAGTTCAAGAGTTCTCCAGATTTTCTAACCAGCCATTCAAGGACCATAGTTTCGGGAGTTTTAGCATTCCCATGAGACACAAGGAAAACAAGACAGAGAaataaggagagaaagagaaggcatTGATGAAAATTTTGCTCCTTTACTGAAGGGAGCAGCAATATTGTGCATTTATTGAGTACAATCAATGCACTGTCAGAACTAAAGATGGCAGCACAAACCACATGGCTGTCCCATAACCATGGAGAGGGTTGACTTCTCACAAAGCACTTTGAATCAGGACCAAAGCATCAGATTCAGAGAGATGTCTAAGTCAGCAGGTTGCTTCATGCTGTGCTCCCTTGGACTCATATTCCTCTGAGCTTGGCTTAGTGGTCCTACCCAGCCAAAGGGAGCTCTGAGTTAGTGAAGATTTCATCTATAATTCCTGTACACTGCCCATTTTAATGAAAAGCTTCACCTTGCCAGCATAACGCTCTTTAAATTGACCATCCTTGCAATACTTGTGTCTTTTGATCCGCTGCCTCTCGTAAAACTGGCTAACCTTTAAGTTCATTATGTTCTCAAAATTATTGCTATGTTCTTAAAATCATTGTTCTGCATTCACAGAATGAAACTATTCACTAAATCAGTATGTCATATCTGAGCTGCCTATCTGCAAATTTCTAGTCTCCCCATTTAAGTGGAATTGACTTGCCATGGCACAATGGAAAGAAAATCAATAATTACAGATCCAAATTTGCCATAGATTTGTTAAACTTCACTTCCTGCTGTCATGCCCTCAATCGTTACAGTCAAAGATAAATTCTGGCAATCTGTTCTAGCTACATTATATATACCTCAGTCTTCCAAACAGTCAAAGAAAACCAGCTGGAAGCACTACCCTTACTGTTATCAGTGAAGGCTGTATCCATCTACATAACTGTGCCCTCAAGAGGTTACAGACAGCATAACTTTCACCTCAGTTGTCAGTTCTTCGAAGCCATCCGACAGAAATATCCATGAAGCATGTTCTGAGACACTGCAGCAGCAGTTTGCTGGCCATGGACTGCAGACCACTGACAGACAGTGCAGAAATGGCTGGCCTTGGGCTGTTGGCTACTTCTTGTCACCCACTACCAAACTGCCCTAGGAAAGGCTAAAAATAGCATTGTTTTTCATGTAAGCTATTGCTAAAAAGGCTACAGAGCTGCCACATGATCATGCATGGGAAAGGAAGCAGTTCCCATAACTGTAAATGGGAGGAAAAGTCTACATTGCAGTCTTCCCACTAGTAGCAGAAACTCAATATGTACCATCTCAGAGTCATCTTAAAATGCATGTATGCTCTGTAGCCAGGATTATCTGAAACAGCAAATATAGACTAAGTACATAAGATCAACCCATATGTAAAGAGCCCTTCTGACACTGCATGGATCTGCAGTTTTTTGCAGGTTCTGCCATTCAATTTTTATGAGAAGAGATGATTTATGGTGTAAGCACTCATGAATAATTCACTCCTGAGTTGCCACATACAACTTGGGGAAATCCCAGCTGTAAAACCTTGGCACGGTTCAGGTAGTGCAAGCTGCGCTACTTTTATACAGGTGTTATTCCACTGACCTACTTGGAGTTACTCCTCCTTCGCACTGCTAGAAGAAGAGGATGAGGCTGTTTGCTTACCACCTCTAGTAAGCAAATCTCTCTGCCACCTCTTCAGAGCAGTAAAAACACTTCCAGTGTTTCAGTAAGTTAGTTTTAGCAACCTTAGTGCTTTGGCTCACCACAGCTTCAGGGGCCTGTACGTCTCACCCACTCCTGAGCCTCCCATAATACTCCATTGTCAACTGGCTCAGTTCCTCATCAAGTCCATGTTTTTAAATCATGCTGAGAAAATTACTTGCATCCTAGACCAATGGAACACCACTAAAGCCATAAACTAGCTACACTGACCATGTCTTTATGCTGGTTTCTAACTTCAAGAGAAATATGGTTTATTCCAACAACTAATTCTCCACAACTGGAGCAGGGGCCACAGAAGGGTGTTAGTGCACATGGTTCAGACAAAAAGACAGTGAAATGACCTAGCCAGCTCCTTACCCTAACATGGAGAATTAATTAATAGCATCACTCAATGGGCTTTTTCTTCATGTAAAGATAGGAAGGGGTTCTTTACCCAAtaatattaattattaaaaaataaataaataaaaacccacTGACTTGAGAGGGTTTTATTTGGTTAGATCTCCAAGTGGAGGCCTATTAAAATGGCAATCACTGAACTACCACTGAGTCATATTCAAATCACGCATTGTGGCATATAACAAAACCTACAACTGTAATACAGGGAACAAAGAGCTGGCATTCCCAGTCAGTAAATAAAGTGAACAGCTTGTGGCTATCTTGACATAAAACAACCTAATAATTATAGTGCGTAAGTTAGACATCTGAATAACTGTAGCCATGTCATTTAAACAATTAAACTGTATTGATTTATAGCAGTGAAGGATCTGATTAAGGAGGTAAGGATCTGATCTTTACCCTAATATGTCCCTTCAGTTCATTTAAATTATTGGCTTTCACCACTTTGTCTCTCCCTCATGTCCCCACGGTTGGGTTTTAAGCAGGTTAAGAAACGGTGGGTTTTCACTTTGTTCATTTCTTACACACTTCCAGTAGCACTGAGTGAAATGAGAGACAACCATAAAAGCCAGTAGAGGGGAAAATTAGACATGCTGTGTAACTAATTTCTGAACTGTAAGCAAAGTTGTTGGCAATTTTCGTTTCATATCACAAGTTCACATTTCTTTGAATTGTCACCTACATATCACAAGTTCACATTTCTTTGAATTGTCACCTACTGAGGACAAGCACTACCTGCTCTCACCCTTCCACATGGGATGGGATGCTCCCTGGTCAGCTGGGACAAGCTCCAGGAGTGGTCTCAAGGGACCTCTCACTCCCTTGCACGGGAGCTACCATCCTGCCTCGGAGAAGGGTGCACACCTCGAGCCCACACCAGTGTCACAGGGAAGTGGGGTTCCTTCTGCGTCCCCCAGCCAGcctgccactgctggagcagctgcgtttgctggggtggctgtaggCAGACACAGGCACGGGCAGCCCCGCTCCACAGGCAGGCAGGGGAGCACAGCCACGAGAAAGGGGCCAAACACAAATTAAAACCAGATGAGCAGAGCCAGCAGTTGGGAAGAGCGGGCTGGTTAAAGCACAAGCCTGTGATGGGTCTAAGTGAAAATAACCAGACCGAGCAGGCTTGCAGAGTGTCACCGAACCAAAAATCCCCTTCACCTCCTGGCTGCCAGGCAGGAACTGTGTAACGGAGCAGGCTTCAAGAAGCAGCAGCTCCCAACAGAGTTAactctccagcagctgctgcacttTCAAATTGTCAGCCAGATTAAACACAGGAATGAATGCCTGTGGGTCACAAAGCTGAGGGGAGGGTGAAACGACAGGgttggtttgctgtgaagtgcaGAAACTATTCAAAAAGCTGGAGCCAGGGCTCCCCGTGGCCAGGAGGGAGCTACACCAGCATCGCCTGTCTAGGGGGTTGGCACAGGGCCCTTTCCTTGCCTCAGTTGTCCACCTCAAGCTGGACAGCATTTGAGGTTTTGTCTTGTGCTTCCTTAGGGCTGCAGACTCGGGATGCATCCAGACTGTCCTTGCGAGGCAAGTTTCTGTTTGGAGGGGAGAGAGGTGGGGGTCCCACTGCAGCCTGCTCCTCTGCAGCGTGAGCTGGCATGCCTGGCTGGGACCAGACACTGCAGGGGACCTCAGACACTGGTGCCTGCGCTGCCCCAGCACCCAAAGCCCAGGGAAATATGTCCCCTTACAGGGCCAAGCATGCACAGGCAGTGGAGCGCTTGAACCAGGCGAAAGTGAGTGCCACTGAGCCACATGTCACCGATGACAAGAGAGTGATGATTTACTGGGAAAACTGCCCTATAAAAAACACGCTTGAGGATCCTGTTTATTGTCTCACACCCTTCAAATACTCCACAGTTACAAATACTCCATACAATTACAAGCTAAAAAAAGGATGGGAGGTAATTAGCCCACATGCTGTCTAGCCCATAGACTCAACAAACCCACGGCACCATCAGCGGACAGCACGGGTCAGACAGCGCAGCGGGGCTTCCCCTGGGAGATTGTGGGCCACCTCCACCAGGGATAAATAACCCTCACTTCAAACTTGGGCCATGGACTTGTTGCCAGATCCACacagctgcagagagcagaggtGGAGGGAACTGTGCTAGTGATGGGAgtaggaaggagaaagaagagacgTTGTTTCCGCATAACACAGCCTCTCCTCTGCAAAACCACAGTGCTCCATGGGGTTCTGCAGCCCCCATGCTTCTCCAGGTATCTCCATCCTAGCTGAGCTCCACTGGAAACTACAGCCCACAAAACTGGTGCAAAGATGCTGGCCCACAGATGTCAGCTTTGAATGGAGCTCCCAAAGGTTGCACAGCAATCGATCGGGGACTAAATGCAAGAGAATGATCACAGGTGGCTCTGCACATTAAGACATCCAGAAAACCAGCTCAATCATCAAGAAAGCCAAGTGATCTCCCTCACTAGCAGAAAGTTTGACATACCCCCTCTACTTCTCAAAGTACCAGGAGTGTCTCCACACAAGTAAACCTACAGCCTGAAGattcccccatcccctccccacacAAGCACTTACCCCCCAGGAACTGGATGCCTCCTGCCACCCTGCCCACGGTCCTGGAGATGAGCTCAGACACGCAGCAGCCCATGAGTGCCGTCAGGGCCACCAAGAGGAGCAGCCCACAGCCCAGGCCCGTCACCACCGTGCAGATCCTCCACTCAGCACTTGGGATGGCCTGGAAGGAGGCATAGCGGCCACACTGCTCCACCATCACGGTCATCTGGCGACTCTCATCCCGCACTGGGTAGGAACACCTTCGGAAAGTGCCAAACGAAACCGACTTCTCCAGCTGAGACCCCAAAAGCCAGTAGGGCATGAAGAAGCCCACGCAggaggcagcagcacagaggaaggagaggaaggcccAGACCACGCCAGCACAGGTGAGGCTGGAGGCCATTTTTGTATCTGCTCCAAGACCCCTCACGATGAGGAGATAGAAAAGCAGCTGTGTATTTTAGAGGAGGTTTATGGATAATCCGGAGTCTCTCAGCCTTGACAAATCCTCACGCGGGGAGAAGCTTGAATCCTAACAGCCAGCGGAATGTTTCCTCCCATCATGAAGACAAAGGTCCCTAATTAAATAAGAACAcataaaaaaaggagaagatgatAAGTTCAGTAATgcttatattagaaaaaaatgtttatctgCCAGAGTGTTTTTCCTTTCTACCACACTTTTCATGAGGACATCTCACTTTTCTGTCCCATCCTTGCAAGCAGCCGCTAGAACCACTGCCAGCAACCCCAGCTGCCAGGGATGGCGGGAGGGCAGCGGGAGGCAGCCTGGCCAGCACAGGCTGTTGTGCACATCCAGGAACACTCTGCAGCCACCTTCAGGGGTTCCCCGTGTACTTGCCTACGCACTTTTCTCCACCGTACATTTTGATCTTTCCCGTACTGATAGAGAAAAAAGGCAAGGTCTCGTTTATCCGTATCTAGTCAGGTCTTCCCCCTGCTACACCTGGGGAATTTACTTCACGTTATACATGGCCCTGTAGTTTCAATGTAAAAGTGCTTGCAGTGCCTCAGGCTTCTCAAGATCAGACCCCTGTGGTAGAAGTAAGCCTCATTAACACACCCCCAAGAGAAATGTTACAAGGTGTCATTTTTTCCAGCACTCCCTTAAGTCATTGGCATCCCTTTGTACAAGGAGCCCTTTATCACTTGATGTCCAGAATCACCAGCAatcccagctccagctgagctcctGTTAGGTGAAGACATTGCCACTTCTTTCAGATTCACCCCCAATCAACCAAAAGCAGCACATTATTAAAACATAGGGGTCTCTCTTAATATCCTTGCTCGCACTCAGCCCAGCTCCTTTCTGTCTTTGCCTCTTCCCTGTTCAAATCCAGGAGCCTTAACCCCTCTGCATCCTTCTCAGACAACTCCCAGCCTCTAAGCTCATTAAATGCACAACTAAGTGCTTTTGAGTGTCACAGAAACCTGCCTGCTGTTTTCCAGAGGTTGGGGGGTATATTTCTTGTTAAATCCATGTTGGATCATTACTCCAACTGCATTTGTAAATTTATTATCATTTCTCACAGTTGCTGCCAAATTAATTCTGATAGCTATTTacaggggctttttttttttttttccctaagcatGATTAGACACTAATCAGTGAATTCAATTTATGTACAGGCAGTAAAATTAATACTACTTCAGTACAAGGAGGGGATGTTGAGAAAGAGTCTGTAAGTGAAATTAAGCATGTGCACTACACAGAagttttgtttacttttaaaaCACTAAGAAAAATAAGTGTCTTCCACAATGTTAAAAAAGGCCCATGCTGCTTCTCAAGAAGTATATACCTATCTACTCGTAGCCTATCCAAGAAATGCTTTTCAACATGCAAAACACCAAACCCCTGGGGACAAAAACTTAGGAGAGGGGCACAGGGTGCCCGCATCCCTCCAGAGGCATCTTCTGGAGAAGGATCTTGCCTGTGTCTTGGCTTGGCACCAAACGTCTAAGGCAAAGTGGGTCACAGCACTTGTGGAAGATCGTTCCCAGATTCGGGGAAGGAGGTACGGCTGGAAATAGGGAACAACATGGAGGTTCCCAGGGGCAAGACCCTGCAAATCCGCCAACTCCGACGGGGCAGCAGCTTTGCCTCCCCGAAGACTGCCAGCCCACAACCGGGGAGGCAAACTCGCCCTCCGGCCCCGAAACCCCGCTCCCTGCCCTCCGGGGGTAGGAGGGGGCGGCAGAGAGATCCGGACACCCCGGAGGGAAGGCGGCGGCCAGGAACCAAAACTCGCCGGGGTGATGCGAGGGGAAGGCTGCGGGGCGAGAGGGCGCCGCGCCCGCGGGGCCGGGAGACTGCGAGGGGGACCGGGGAGGGGCgggctggggtgcagggggtccaGGAGGGGCAGCGGTTGGGAGGACAGGGGGTCCGGGAGGAGCAGGCTGAGAGGGGTAGGGAGTccgagagagaaagggagatgcGGTcagggaagaactggagaagcagAGGCCGGGAGGGCAGGGGATCCGGAGGGCCAGGAGGACGGAGAGCCGGGAGGACAAGGAGACCGGCAAAGAAAAGCGGTCCGTGGTGGCAGAGAGATTCGGGAGGGAAAGGATGCGGGAAGGCAAGGGGATAAGAAGGCTGGGGATCCGCGAGGGGAAGGGAGTCTGGTGGGTCCAGTGGAACGGACAAGGGACGCGGCCGGGCAGGGGGTGTCGAGGCGGGGAAGGGAATCCGGGAAGGGAAGAACGTCCGAGGCAGAGTATGTGGCCGTGCAAGGTGGGTAAGGGTCTGGGAGGGGAAGTAGGTTCTGAGGGCTGGGGGATCCGGAGTCGTGTAGGGGATGCAGCGTACAGGGAGTGCCGGAGGGTAGGGGTCCCAGAGAGGAAGGGAGTGCAGGGGGTCCAAGAGGGTCAAGGGATACAGCTGCGCACGGAGTGCAGGAGGGCGGGGGCCCGGGAGGAGCAGGATGGGTTCGGAGGTGCTGGGATGGGTGTGGGCAGACTGCCGGGGAAGCGAAGGGCTACTTACGGATACGCCGGGCGCGGGATATGCCCGCGGTGACTGCAGGGAGCACATGGGCGCAGAGCCGGCGGGTGGCGGCCGCCCCAAGCGACTCTTCTCGTGGTCCCGGCGCGGAGGCGACGCGGGCCCTCCGAGGCGGGCGGGACCGGGAcagagaccctccccagcccggctcgtccttcccttccttcctccgcACGTTCCTCTCTCTCCCCGTTTGATTCCTCGGGAGGCAATGCACTCCGCCgcctctcctcccccttcccccgccgccgcctccccgggcGGGACTCGCCGCGGACGGCGCAGTTGCGGGGCCGCGGTCGGGGCCGGGGGGCCGGGAGGCGGCGGACGGGGGGAGGGGAGCGCCTCCCCGAGCCCTCCCGGGGCGGGGGTCCCGGTTCCAAGGGGTCGGAGCAGTGGGTGGGTCGTGATTCCCCGAGCCCTCCCGGGGCTGGGACAGTGGGTCTCGGTTCCCGTGGGCGGGAGCGGTGAGTGCCGGTTCACTGAGCCTTGCCGCGGCTGGTCGGTCCGGGGGGCGGTGGGGAGCCCTGCGGCTGCCCGCGGGGTGTGTGGGGCGTTGGAGCCGGGGAAGAAAGGGCAGGAAAggagatgagaggaaagaaaaggaggaaaaagccgGCGGGGAAGGAGTGTTAGAAGAAAAGGGGGAAGGCTGGAGCCCTTACATGGGAAAATATGGGCTAATCTGATGTTGTGCGTGCCATAAGAAGtctgtgtgtgcgtgtctgtATGCGAGCTGCTGATCCAGCATTTTGATCGTAACAGTTAGGGAGCCGGTCTACAGCGAGAGTAAATGTGACCGGAGTACCAAGCAGCTCATCCCGGCTGGGTTAGGTCAAGCGGAGAGACAGGAGCTCCAGCCCTTTCCCAGAGTGTCTCAAGTGAGAAAGTTTTGGGGAGGGGTTGCCTTCTGTGGGCAAGGAGAGATGGTGCACACAGACCCTCTGGGAGAGAAATTTTCTATTCTGCTTTTTCCTCTCCACCCTGCAGCTTGAATAAATTCCTTCAGACAGAAGACGATTTTATGCCAGGTTTAAATTATGTCAGCACCGGACACGCAAAATCTCTTTGGTAGTGTTTCTTTTACAGTCCTGGAACATAGCAGGTGATTTAAGTACTGATCATTAATATTATTAATGCTAAATGGAAGTGAGGTTTATTGCACTCAGCCCATGTTTACACCATTTAATAGTAACAACAATCATGTTCAGAATTAAATTACAAAGCCATTttattggattttttaaaataacactttCAATTTTTTCCACATAATGCAAAGTCTTAAAATCAGAACACTACTGAAAATGCGTGTTTTCTCAAGGGATAAAAATGGATTGGAAGAACAAGTTTTCCATCCTAGCATTTCAAGTGTATTCTTTAAGGAAAactgttttaaataaaagaagGCAGTTAAAGATAGGCTGAGTGCTAGAAGGTATGCAATACTGTGCTTCACAAGGCAGACAATGAAGGCATAACCCCAAAACAGCCATGGCCCCCTGACTACCTCTGGGATACATCCAACTAGTATACATCTATATTAGCAAATAATGTGGACCAATCTGGTCTGATTAGTTGGTGCTGAGGACCTGAATGACATTCACACATTTCcacagggtttttttcagctCAATTCCAGCCTGGGTCTGTAGACTGAGGTCCTCATGAACACTCAGAACGCATCAGGTGCACTTCTGGCACCTGTCTTCTGCTTTCGTGCCACCTGCATCCACTTTGTGTCCTCACCACTGCTGGGTAAACCAAAACGTGGTAAGTGAGGATGATCTGGAAATTCAGTCCAAAGGCATGAGCTTGATCCACACCAGAACATGAATGTGGATGTGCTCAGGAGGTGGCTCACGCAAAGGGAGCTGGTGTGACTTTCCCAAGGCTGAGAGCTGGAGCCTGCCCCGCAGCATGCCATCCCAGCACCCTCCTCTCAAACCAGCTTTCTGCTGGTGCCAAGCCTCTGCCTGCAGAGTGCACCTGGGAGTGCACCAGCTCTCCAGTCTCCACATCTGCAAGTGCTATGCACTTCTCGATGAGAGTAGACACGCTTCTTTTACCGCTCTCCTGACTTCACTTGGCTCAGTCAGGTGTTTTACCTCCTGCTGTTCATTTTACCAACACCTGAAATGACAGGGATACTAAGCTAACATTGTGACATTTGAACTGTGCTCTGGGTGTAAAGAGAGAGAATAATTGAGTGTTGTTGCTAAATCCACAATTGTCTAAAGACCCAGGCTAATGTTCTTTCCTTAGCCAGGGGCCTCAGTTTTAATGAAACAGTAATAAAGGTGTCAAAATTAGGCAAGTACTGGGATTAGAAACAGGTAGAAAGTTCTTGGCATTAAAATGACTGTGGAAAAACTTCTGTTTCACACATGTAAACAGTTCCTCAGTTAAAACTGGCTTTGTAAACCTagggagaagaaaacaaggaTGCATTTATTCATGTAATTTGTATCTTCCATGGTATATGCCAAGGTCCCCAAGTCAGTGTTTGCCTTACTAATGGCATCTCTACAGCAGTTCATTTACTTCCCTTATATGGCCTTTACATTCACTCCCTGAGCTGCTGCCATTCTGCATTCCCTCATGGAAACTGTGTGCTGAATTCTGCATCTCTCCTGAAGCATCTTATCTTGCCAACTGTCTCTGAATGCCCCCACAAGCTGGTTGCATGACTTAGTCACTTGTAGGGAAATcagctttgtttcacaatccattTTCTGTCAGAGAAGGAGTTTCATTTTGATTAGAGACAAATTAAACACATTGTTTGTATAAGTTAACATCCAAATTCTTATTCTATTTTTCTCTAATGTTTACAACTTAACATGCTTCAACTG
Proteins encoded in this region:
- the LHFPL6 gene encoding LHFPL tetraspan subfamily member 6 protein gives rise to the protein MASSLTCAGVVWAFLSFLCAAASCVGFFMPYWLLGSQLEKSVSFGTFRRCSYPVRDESRQMTVMVEQCGRYASFQAIPSAEWRICTVVTGLGCGLLLLVALTALMGCCVSELISRTVGRVAGGIQFLGGLLIGSGCALYPLGWDSEEVRQTCGNLSNQFELGTCHIGWAYYCTGGGAAAAMLVCTWLACFSGKKQKQYPY